From a region of the Methanolobus tindarius DSM 2278 genome:
- a CDS encoding DUF3427 domain-containing protein, which yields MKSGLYEHIVNKFLSENLFNIDDKHKHLSRLNDSDSNDYLAQYLYRVLSHALSEIKSDKSGKTKIDIQIELCNEILDILNRYDIETQGLDVSETAEKLMAVLDENLSVDFSRPDTPLSLGALLTGTRQDPSLVSQLKKEILSSDRVDILCSFIKWSGIRILLEELKEFTSRKGSELRVITTSYMGATDSKAIEFLETLPNTTLKVSYDTRRTRLHAKAYLFERQTGFSSAYIGSSNISNAALTDGLEWNIKISQYEQPFQWAKIKATFDTYWNDREFETYKKDNKSRLIKALQAEKHDNNTDFVMPNFDLTPYPFQKEILESIWAERQLRRNKHLIVAATGTGKTMIAAFDFKKFRQEFFASHKREPRLLFIAHREEILKQSLYTFRMVLRDHNFGGMMFGGNIPSNTEQIFASIQTYNSKEIHTLLESEYFDYIVVDEFHHAAAPNYKTLLVHVNPSCLLGLTATPERTDNLDVKKFFDNHITAEIRLPDAIDRKLLCPFQYFGITDSVDYSTLKWQRGGYVQSELSELYTADENRAKLICEKTIDTVLDIRNAKGLGFCVSKAHAKYMSEIFNKNNIPSEYLTSDSSKDARSSVQKRLLNKEINFIFVVDLYNEGVDIPEIDTVLFLRPTESLTIFLQQLGRGLRLSDDKDCLTVLDFVGQANKNYRFDLKFKALIENIGQDIALEIEQGFPHLPAGCNIELERKSKEYILDNISHVLNLRRQTIVKRISSFVADTGMELSFENFINYYNLDLGDIYKKMCWSRGLAEAGIIDNFNEPDEEKLTSGLRRIQHIDDSNYIDCVLRHLNVNNIEEATFSEKERYHLTMFILTIWNKEEFASLNDAFSKLLDNPVIYDEIIMLLEYKKSIIKAISPELILPYVSSLSLHSKYTQAEALAGLGYFDLQNNHTVQSGVLPIMDKKTDVFFITLNKNEKDYSPTTMYNDYAINETLFHWQSQASTRVDSKTAQRYINHKNMGQTILLFVRINKKINSLAQPYYFLGPVEYVSHEGEKPISFIWKLKYPMPAHLLRETARLIVG from the coding sequence ATGAAATCAGGATTGTATGAACATATTGTAAACAAATTTCTTTCTGAAAACTTATTCAATATTGATGATAAGCACAAACATTTATCTCGACTAAATGATTCTGATAGCAACGATTATTTGGCACAATATCTGTATCGAGTCCTTTCTCATGCTTTATCTGAGATCAAAAGTGATAAAAGTGGAAAAACAAAGATTGATATACAGATTGAATTATGCAACGAAATACTAGATATTTTGAATCGTTATGATATTGAAACCCAAGGTTTAGATGTTTCTGAAACTGCTGAAAAACTCATGGCTGTTTTAGATGAAAATCTGAGTGTTGATTTCTCACGTCCTGATACTCCTCTTTCTTTAGGCGCATTACTAACAGGCACGAGACAGGATCCTTCCCTAGTTTCTCAACTTAAAAAAGAGATTTTGTCATCTGATAGAGTGGATATTCTTTGTTCATTCATAAAATGGAGTGGCATTAGAATACTCCTAGAAGAACTAAAAGAGTTCACTTCAAGAAAAGGAAGTGAATTAAGAGTTATAACAACAAGTTATATGGGTGCAACGGATTCAAAGGCAATTGAGTTTCTAGAAACTTTGCCAAACACAACCTTGAAAGTCAGTTATGATACTAGACGAACGAGATTGCATGCAAAAGCCTACTTATTTGAAAGACAAACTGGTTTTTCTTCTGCATATATTGGTTCTTCTAACATCTCTAATGCAGCATTAACAGATGGATTAGAATGGAACATAAAAATAAGTCAATATGAGCAGCCATTTCAATGGGCTAAAATAAAAGCTACTTTTGATACATATTGGAATGATAGGGAATTTGAGACTTATAAAAAAGATAACAAGTCGAGATTGATAAAAGCATTACAAGCAGAAAAACACGATAATAATACTGACTTTGTGATGCCAAATTTTGATTTAACGCCATATCCATTCCAAAAAGAAATACTCGAATCAATATGGGCAGAACGTCAACTGCGTAGAAACAAACACTTAATTGTAGCTGCAACGGGCACTGGAAAAACTATGATTGCAGCCTTTGATTTCAAGAAATTCAGGCAGGAATTTTTTGCAAGCCACAAAAGAGAACCGCGCTTATTGTTCATAGCACATAGGGAAGAGATATTGAAACAATCTCTGTACACATTTAGAATGGTTCTAAGAGATCACAATTTTGGGGGTATGATGTTTGGTGGGAATATTCCTTCAAATACGGAACAAATATTTGCATCAATTCAAACATACAATTCAAAAGAAATTCATACTCTTTTAGAATCTGAATATTTTGATTATATTGTAGTAGATGAGTTCCATCATGCAGCGGCTCCAAACTACAAAACACTTTTAGTACATGTAAATCCAAGCTGCCTCTTGGGTTTAACTGCAACTCCAGAACGTACTGATAATTTGGATGTTAAGAAGTTCTTTGATAATCACATAACTGCAGAGATTCGTTTACCAGATGCAATAGACAGAAAGTTGTTGTGTCCTTTCCAATATTTCGGTATTACTGATAGTGTTGATTATTCTACTTTAAAGTGGCAACGTGGTGGTTATGTTCAAAGTGAACTCAGCGAACTTTACACTGCAGATGAAAATCGTGCAAAACTAATTTGTGAAAAAACCATTGACACAGTTTTAGATATCAGAAATGCTAAAGGTCTAGGTTTCTGTGTTTCAAAAGCACATGCAAAATACATGTCTGAGATATTCAATAAAAATAACATTCCAAGTGAGTATCTGACTTCAGATTCTAGTAAAGATGCAAGAAGCTCTGTTCAAAAACGGTTGTTGAATAAAGAGATTAACTTCATTTTCGTTGTAGATTTATACAATGAAGGAGTTGATATTCCAGAAATAGACACAGTCCTCTTTTTACGTCCAACTGAAAGTTTAACAATATTTTTGCAACAATTAGGACGTGGACTTCGGTTAAGTGATGATAAAGACTGTTTAACTGTATTGGATTTCGTGGGACAAGCAAACAAAAACTATAGATTTGATTTGAAGTTCAAAGCATTGATTGAAAATATAGGTCAAGATATCGCTTTAGAAATCGAGCAAGGATTCCCTCACTTGCCTGCCGGTTGTAACATAGAATTAGAAAGGAAATCTAAAGAATATATTTTAGATAACATTAGTCATGTTCTCAATCTAAGACGACAAACAATTGTGAAGAGAATTTCTAGCTTTGTTGCCGACACGGGAATGGAACTATCTTTTGAGAATTTCATAAACTACTATAATCTAGATCTCGGTGATATCTACAAAAAGATGTGCTGGTCAAGAGGGCTAGCAGAAGCTGGAATCATTGATAATTTCAATGAACCTGATGAAGAGAAATTAACTAGTGGCTTGAGAAGAATCCAACATATAGATGATAGCAATTATATTGATTGTGTTCTCAGGCATCTAAATGTGAATAATATAGAAGAAGCAACATTCTCTGAAAAAGAAAGATACCATCTAACAATGTTTATTCTAACTATTTGGAATAAAGAAGAGTTTGCTTCATTAAACGATGCGTTTTCTAAGTTGCTAGATAATCCTGTAATCTATGATGAAATAATCATGCTTTTAGAATACAAAAAGAGCATCATAAAAGCCATTTCTCCTGAACTAATATTGCCGTACGTTTCATCTTTGAGTTTGCATTCCAAATATACGCAAGCAGAGGCTCTCGCTGGACTTGGTTATTTTGATTTACAGAATAATCACACCGTGCAATCTGGTGTGCTGCCTATAATGGATAAAAAGACAGATGTATTTTTCATTACTTTAAACAAGAATGAAAAGGATTATTCTCCAACTACGATGTACAATGATTATGCAATTAACGAAACACTCTTCCATTGGCAAAGCCAGGCATCAACCAGAGTTGATTCGAAAACAGCACAGAGATACATCAATCACAAAAATATGGGTCAAACAATCCTTCTTTTTGTAAGGATAAACAAAAAGATCAATTCTTTAGCTCAACCTTATTATTTCTTGGGACCGGTGGAATACGTAAGTCATGAAGGTGAAAAACCTATCAGTTTTATATGGAAACTAAAGTATCCAATGCCTGCTCATTTATTAAGAGAAACTGCGAGGCTTATAGTTGGGTGA
- a CDS encoding AIR synthase-related protein, producing MDIEGYAKRGLSNNVPDLEDKLTARILEVKKTNPEHARKLAQATITEAKATLVLKGDVLEPTVSGVTMGEFGVGSRGLGDFYTHEKIAEVIGKTKAVVDTTHLDDSGVVKSEGGEYVILTVDGMHSRLSDYSFLAGFHVARAALRDVYVMGARPVAMLSDIHVADDGDVGKVFDHIAGITAVADLSNIPLITGSTLRIGGDMVIGERMTGGVGAVGVSTDLTSREQTQVGDVILMTEGAGGGTISTTALYYEMHEIVDETINIKFLEACEKLLDSGLVKHIHAMTDVTNGGIRGDAKEISRTACVKLIFEEKEMRKLVNPKVLDMLESLEIDYLGVSLDALLIIAPEEYAEDIMKTIRSADVDISVIGKVVEGTGAEVIIDGEARDFTPRFRESAYTPIKKMIGDENPRDFDEMKKAIDTAALNAIEKKRRVVEMVKRK from the coding sequence ATGGATATTGAAGGCTACGCAAAAAGAGGGCTCAGTAATAACGTACCTGACCTTGAAGATAAGCTGACTGCCAGAATTCTGGAAGTCAAGAAAACAAATCCTGAACATGCACGTAAACTTGCACAGGCAACCATCACAGAGGCAAAAGCAACCCTTGTCCTGAAAGGTGATGTACTCGAACCCACCGTATCCGGTGTTACAATGGGAGAATTCGGTGTCGGATCCAGGGGTCTCGGGGATTTCTACACCCATGAGAAGATAGCCGAGGTAATCGGCAAGACAAAAGCGGTCGTGGACACCACACATCTTGATGACTCGGGAGTTGTGAAATCCGAAGGAGGAGAATATGTCATCCTCACAGTTGACGGAATGCACTCCAGACTTAGCGATTATTCATTCCTTGCAGGATTCCACGTTGCAAGGGCAGCACTACGTGATGTCTATGTCATGGGTGCAAGACCTGTGGCAATGCTTTCAGACATTCACGTTGCAGATGACGGAGATGTTGGCAAGGTCTTTGACCACATTGCAGGTATCACTGCGGTGGCCGACCTGTCAAATATCCCACTTATTACAGGCAGCACCTTAAGAATCGGTGGCGACATGGTCATCGGGGAGCGCATGACCGGAGGAGTCGGTGCTGTTGGTGTTTCAACTGACCTCACATCCCGTGAACAGACACAGGTAGGAGATGTCATCCTCATGACAGAAGGAGCAGGTGGTGGAACAATATCCACAACTGCGCTCTACTATGAGATGCATGAAATCGTTGATGAGACCATCAACATTAAATTCCTCGAAGCATGCGAGAAACTTCTGGATTCAGGTCTTGTAAAACACATTCATGCAATGACAGATGTCACAAACGGTGGAATCCGGGGAGATGCAAAAGAAATATCCAGAACAGCATGTGTCAAGCTCATTTTTGAAGAAAAGGAGATGAGAAAACTTGTCAACCCTAAGGTTCTTGATATGCTCGAGTCACTGGAAATCGACTACCTTGGAGTTTCCCTTGATGCACTGCTCATCATTGCACCGGAAGAATATGCTGAAGATATCATGAAGACCATCAGAAGCGCAGATGTCGATATTTCAGTTATTGGAAAAGTCGTAGAAGGGACCGGCGCAGAAGTCATAATTGACGGAGAAGCAAGAGACTTTACACCACGTTTCAGGGAATCAGCATACACGCCTATCAAGAAGATGATAGGTGATGAAAATCCACGTGACTTTGATGAAATGAAAAAAGCCATTGATACAGCAGCCCTCAATGCAATTGAGAAGAAACGCCGCGTTGTTGAAATGGTTAAAAGAAAGTAG
- a CDS encoding Fic family protein, producing MHIEKRKQGNNTKYYLSHSYRVGKKTRKIRHYLGLNLTEEKIEERREEAEKEIMQQMQAKTDLLKFSLTKKEIEKLNEYDKDVEIVHLDVDGWKAFTEKFVFNTNAIEGSTVTPEEVHDLLRHNEEATNSDEMEALNVAKAVEFIQNTDEELSLELITRLHRICFEGSKSFAGKLRDVEVVIRNAYGEIVHQGIPMEEIKRELEDMAGWYRDNSDELKPLVLAALIHNQFEYIHPFEDGNGRVGRLLLNYVLLKHGYPPINILFEDRGRYYYCLQQYSKKNSLEETLEFLVEQYLKGME from the coding sequence ATGCATATTGAAAAGAGAAAACAGGGAAACAATACGAAATACTACCTGTCTCACTCCTACCGTGTCGGAAAAAAGACGAGAAAGATACGGCATTACCTGGGCCTGAACCTGACTGAAGAGAAGATTGAGGAGCGCAGGGAGGAAGCTGAAAAAGAGATAATGCAGCAAATGCAGGCTAAGACCGACCTGCTGAAGTTCTCGCTTACGAAAAAAGAGATCGAGAAGCTCAACGAGTACGACAAGGATGTGGAAATAGTTCACCTTGATGTGGACGGCTGGAAGGCGTTCACGGAGAAATTCGTGTTCAATACCAATGCCATTGAGGGTTCGACAGTTACCCCGGAAGAGGTGCATGACCTGCTACGGCATAATGAGGAGGCCACCAACTCGGATGAGATGGAGGCTCTGAATGTTGCAAAGGCTGTGGAGTTCATACAAAATACGGATGAAGAGCTGTCACTGGAGCTTATTACCAGGCTTCACAGGATATGCTTTGAAGGTTCCAAGAGCTTTGCCGGAAAGCTCAGGGATGTTGAGGTTGTGATCCGCAATGCCTATGGGGAGATCGTGCACCAGGGCATCCCGATGGAGGAGATCAAAAGAGAACTAGAGGACATGGCCGGTTGGTACAGGGATAATTCGGATGAGCTTAAACCCCTTGTTCTTGCCGCCCTGATCCACAACCAGTTCGAGTACATCCACCCCTTTGAGGACGGCAACGGCAGGGTTGGCAGGCTACTGCTGAACTATGTGCTACTGAAACACGGGTATCCTCCCATCAATATATTGTTTGAGGACAGGGGCAGGTATTACTATTGCCTACAGCAGTATTCCAAAAAGAACAGCCTAGAAGAAACATTGGAGTTTCTGGTTGAGCAGTATCTGAAGGGGATGGAGTGA
- a CDS encoding NfeD family protein: MLHKCRSYLSTFLFLTLLLSVFSGNACAAEQQKVLVVDISDSITPVTDDVLADAIAFAENDNYEALVITLNTPGGNLDETLSIMEQIAATDVPVIGYVYPEGTKAWSAGTLILISTDIAAMAPYTIIGSAQPVTVTASGSEPVEEDKIINAIVKRTTENAKMHGRNETAAGKFITENLNLDAQTALEYGVIEYVASDIDDLMSQLDGVEVKDKVLDTNGADITYYEPSLRLAFMGIISNPIVSSMLLLLGVYAIILGISHPGFGAELFGVIAIALGLIGTGFDVDIGALFLVVAGVALLVLEFQAPGFGVFGIAGLVCIIAGSILLVPTDFPNNYTPAEFQRTLIISVATPTILIGLFFVFIIYKVFEVRRKKPLFGELIGDMALALEPIGNGQTGYVLHRGQHWKARSSDVIEKDDKVTILEKDGVVLVVEKLKDESESENQIGVGQD, from the coding sequence ATGTTACATAAGTGCCGGTCATACCTGAGCACTTTTCTTTTTTTAACGTTGCTCTTATCTGTTTTTTCAGGCAATGCATGTGCTGCGGAACAGCAGAAGGTTCTGGTGGTGGATATATCTGATTCTATCACTCCTGTGACGGATGATGTTTTAGCAGATGCTATTGCTTTTGCAGAAAATGACAACTATGAGGCTCTTGTCATCACTCTCAACACACCAGGCGGCAATCTTGACGAAACACTTTCCATAATGGAGCAGATTGCTGCAACTGATGTCCCAGTTATTGGATATGTTTATCCTGAAGGCACAAAAGCATGGTCTGCCGGTACTTTGATACTCATCAGCACTGACATTGCTGCGATGGCACCTTATACTATTATAGGTTCTGCACAGCCTGTTACTGTCACTGCAAGCGGAAGTGAACCTGTAGAGGAAGACAAGATAATCAATGCGATTGTCAAGAGGACAACCGAAAATGCAAAAATGCATGGTCGTAATGAGACTGCTGCCGGGAAATTCATAACAGAGAACCTGAATCTTGATGCCCAAACAGCTCTTGAGTATGGGGTTATTGAGTATGTTGCATCAGATATTGATGATTTGATGTCACAGCTTGATGGTGTTGAAGTAAAAGATAAAGTTCTTGATACAAACGGTGCGGATATCACTTATTATGAACCATCTCTGAGACTGGCTTTTATGGGTATTATCTCCAATCCGATTGTATCCTCGATGCTTCTGCTCCTTGGTGTTTATGCCATCATACTTGGAATCTCACATCCGGGTTTTGGTGCTGAACTATTCGGTGTAATAGCTATTGCACTCGGACTTATCGGAACAGGCTTTGATGTGGATATCGGTGCCCTGTTTCTGGTTGTTGCCGGTGTGGCACTGCTTGTACTTGAATTCCAGGCTCCGGGTTTTGGAGTCTTCGGAATTGCGGGTCTTGTGTGTATAATTGCAGGCAGCATATTGCTGGTTCCCACTGATTTTCCAAATAACTATACTCCGGCTGAATTCCAGCGGACACTGATAATATCTGTGGCGACACCGACAATATTGATCGGGCTTTTCTTCGTGTTCATCATTTACAAGGTATTTGAGGTTAGGCGAAAAAAACCACTATTTGGTGAACTTATCGGTGACATGGCTCTTGCACTTGAACCTATTGGGAACGGTCAGACTGGATATGTTCTCCATAGGGGGCAGCATTGGAAAGCACGCTCATCAGATGTTATTGAAAAAGATGACAAGGTAACGATACTTGAAAAGGACGGTGTTGTGCTTGTTGTCGAGAAATTAAAAGATGAATCAGAATCTGAAAATCAGATTGGTGTCGGACAAGATTAA
- the hisH gene encoding imidazole glycerol phosphate synthase subunit HisH — protein MKKIVIIDYGLGNLRSVRKGLEHAGADVIISSDPEEIKNADGVILPGVGAFRDAMKNVEVLRSTIDEYVESGKPMLGICLGQQMMLSTSEEGGVTEGLDLVKGQVLRFPHSELKVPHMGWNSIKITQEHPIFDGIPEGSYVYFVHSYYVDTSDRNTLISCEYGTEFAAAIVNDAGNVIGTQFHPEKSGDTGLKILENFVAMC, from the coding sequence ATGAAGAAGATCGTTATCATCGATTACGGGCTTGGCAACCTCAGAAGTGTTCGCAAGGGGCTGGAACACGCAGGTGCAGACGTAATCATTTCAAGTGACCCTGAAGAGATAAAAAATGCGGATGGTGTAATTCTTCCGGGTGTTGGTGCTTTCAGGGATGCGATGAAGAACGTGGAAGTTCTAAGAAGCACCATTGACGAATATGTTGAATCAGGAAAGCCAATGCTCGGTATCTGCCTTGGTCAGCAGATGATGCTTAGCACATCTGAAGAGGGAGGAGTAACAGAAGGCCTTGACCTTGTAAAAGGTCAGGTACTCAGATTCCCACACTCTGAACTTAAAGTTCCTCACATGGGATGGAACTCAATAAAAATTACACAGGAACACCCTATTTTTGATGGAATACCTGAAGGTTCATACGTTTATTTTGTACACTCATACTATGTGGACACATCAGACAGGAACACGCTTATTTCATGCGAATACGGTACAGAATTTGCAGCCGCTATTGTCAATGATGCAGGAAATGTAATCGGAACCCAGTTCCATCCTGAGAAGAGCGGCGACACAGGCCTTAAAATACTGGAGAACTTTGTTGCTATGTGCTAA
- a CDS encoding carboxypeptidase regulatory-like domain-containing protein — MPKIEKLFNDDRAIELPINIVVMLVVGMVALAALVAIIPPPTKNMSVNIDEAGEQTSSMTSGNTVIVDSATAGSPFAIDVAISVTDPDGYPVRAANVVLRGLGGVATNTTDDNGKCLLSTDSSSGGSPISLGPNQNEGTMDLSISTDGFYDFEKKDAVMIVRTS, encoded by the coding sequence TTGCCAAAGATTGAAAAACTGTTTAATGATGATAGGGCCATTGAGCTTCCTATCAATATAGTAGTCATGTTGGTGGTTGGTATGGTTGCCCTTGCGGCACTTGTAGCTATTATCCCTCCTCCAACTAAGAATATGTCTGTAAATATCGATGAAGCCGGTGAACAAACTTCAAGTATGACTTCCGGTAACACCGTAATAGTTGATTCGGCTACGGCAGGTTCCCCATTTGCAATTGATGTGGCAATATCTGTGACCGATCCTGACGGCTATCCTGTAAGAGCTGCCAATGTAGTACTTCGTGGACTTGGTGGTGTGGCCACCAATACCACGGATGATAACGGAAAGTGCCTCCTCAGCACGGACTCAAGTAGTGGTGGTTCACCCATCAGCCTTGGTCCGAATCAGAATGAAGGGACCATGGATCTCAGTATTTCGACTGATGGTTTCTACGATTTCGAAAAAAAAGATGCTGTAATGATAGTCAGGACTTCATGA
- a CDS encoding class I SAM-dependent methyltransferase: MSNDNPNVCPVEKSGSLDNRIRRWLQNPQKILGPYVRESMEVLEIGCGPGFFTMDMGRMVGKSGRVVAVDLQEGMLQKVKEKISLSGEELNIELHKCESERIGVSGEFDFVFLFYVVHELPDQESFFRELVSLVRKDGRILIVEPPMHVSKQAFDEMLDIASKAGFVVLDRPKMFPNKAVVLGKD, from the coding sequence ATGTCCAATGACAACCCAAACGTATGCCCTGTAGAAAAGTCCGGCAGCCTCGATAACAGGATTCGCAGATGGCTGCAGAACCCTCAGAAGATACTCGGTCCCTATGTCAGGGAAAGTATGGAAGTTCTGGAAATAGGCTGCGGTCCGGGATTCTTCACAATGGATATGGGTCGGATGGTCGGAAAAAGCGGGCGTGTAGTGGCAGTTGATCTTCAGGAAGGCATGCTTCAGAAGGTAAAAGAGAAAATCAGTTTGTCCGGGGAAGAACTGAATATAGAGCTTCACAAATGCGAAAGTGAGAGAATTGGTGTATCCGGGGAGTTTGACTTTGTATTTCTTTTCTACGTTGTCCACGAACTGCCGGATCAGGAGAGTTTCTTCAGGGAACTGGTTTCTCTGGTCAGAAAAGATGGCAGAATTCTTATAGTTGAGCCGCCGATGCACGTTTCAAAACAGGCATTTGATGAGATGCTTGATATTGCCAGCAAGGCTGGGTTTGTGGTTTTGGACAGGCCAAAGATGTTTCCTAATAAAGCTGTGGTTTTGGGGAAGGATTAG
- a CDS encoding UDP-glucose dehydrogenase family protein, which yields MKVSIIGSGYVGSVSAACFAELGHEVICIDIDEEKVKQINAGIAPIWEEGLDELLGKYSQKTLIATSDYDYAVENSDASFICVGTPSGEDGSIDLSIVKAASASLGKAIAKKDHYHVVVVKSTVVPETTEKVVLPIVEEYSGKKAGKDFGVVMNPEFLREGKAVYDFMHPDKVVVGAIDERSSFVVSELYRKLECEITHTNPRTAEMIKYVNNSFLATKISFANEVGNICKQLGIDTYEVMDAVGTDFRIERQFLNCGAGFGGSCFPKDVKALIGKANQIGYAPELLQSVVDVNNRQPLKMIELLQEKIGELKNKRITVLGLAFKNDTDDIRESRSIPVIDKLLELGADVAAYDPMAEEGMKKIFHDVAYCKSSVEALQEADGCLIMTEWNEFRNLDQEFAAMANRVVIDGRKLINPEKLSTEIDYEGICW from the coding sequence ATGAAAGTATCCATTATTGGTTCAGGCTACGTTGGATCAGTCTCAGCCGCTTGTTTTGCAGAACTCGGGCATGAAGTCATCTGCATTGACATTGACGAAGAGAAAGTAAAACAGATCAATGCAGGAATTGCACCTATCTGGGAAGAGGGACTGGATGAACTGCTGGGGAAGTATAGCCAGAAGACACTCATTGCCACATCGGATTATGATTATGCTGTTGAGAACTCCGATGCTTCATTTATCTGCGTTGGGACGCCATCAGGAGAAGATGGGAGCATTGACCTCTCAATAGTCAAAGCTGCAAGTGCCAGCCTTGGGAAAGCAATTGCAAAGAAAGATCACTATCATGTAGTGGTTGTAAAGAGCACAGTAGTGCCTGAAACAACCGAGAAGGTCGTACTTCCGATAGTAGAAGAGTACTCGGGCAAAAAGGCAGGAAAAGACTTTGGTGTTGTAATGAACCCGGAGTTCCTCAGGGAAGGCAAGGCTGTCTACGACTTCATGCACCCTGACAAAGTTGTGGTTGGTGCAATCGATGAGAGATCCTCTTTTGTCGTATCTGAGCTCTATCGCAAGCTGGAATGCGAGATAACTCACACCAATCCAAGGACAGCAGAGATGATTAAATACGTCAACAACTCTTTCCTGGCAACCAAGATATCCTTTGCCAACGAAGTAGGAAACATCTGCAAGCAGCTTGGCATTGACACATACGAGGTCATGGATGCCGTGGGAACTGACTTCAGAATAGAGCGCCAGTTTCTCAACTGCGGTGCAGGATTTGGCGGCTCATGCTTCCCTAAGGATGTGAAAGCACTCATCGGCAAAGCAAACCAGATAGGATACGCACCAGAACTTCTCCAGTCTGTTGTTGATGTAAATAACAGGCAGCCCCTAAAGATGATCGAACTCCTTCAGGAAAAGATTGGTGAGCTAAAGAACAAGAGAATAACCGTACTTGGTCTGGCCTTCAAGAACGACACCGATGACATCAGGGAATCAAGATCCATTCCGGTTATTGATAAACTGCTGGAACTTGGAGCTGATGTCGCTGCATACGATCCGATGGCTGAGGAAGGTATGAAAAAAATATTCCATGATGTTGCGTACTGTAAAAGCTCGGTAGAAGCTCTTCAGGAGGCAGATGGATGCCTTATTATGACAGAATGGAACGAATTCAGAAATCTGGATCAGGAATTTGCTGCCATGGCAAACAGAGTTGTCATTGATGGCAGAAAACTTATCAATCCAGAGAAACTCAGCACCGAGATCGACTACGAAGGCATCTGCTGGTAA
- a CDS encoding coiled-coil domain-containing protein — MKNDNQVKDDINGRLHSLDQTVRSVEKRLRAVERRLSVDVPVEDYIPEYETNLEEALESTMTEVISIRAEMNNLILNNSRNHEYDILLQELNSEITSLNSQITELREENIKLSEQVMMKDNSETEEIQTLSVDIRNEISQLNMRLEKAENHNRINIGSVKVPVELSGIVGAAILALTGFLIMNGQWDIIRSAYFSFGIALVFAVAVLMKFYLVNSKTA, encoded by the coding sequence ATGAAAAACGATAATCAGGTAAAAGACGATATCAACGGCAGGTTACACTCTCTTGACCAGACCGTCAGAAGTGTGGAAAAACGACTTCGTGCAGTGGAACGAAGACTCTCTGTTGACGTACCCGTGGAAGACTACATACCGGAGTACGAGACTAATTTGGAGGAAGCACTTGAGAGCACAATGACCGAGGTCATCTCAATACGTGCCGAGATGAATAATCTCATTCTAAATAATTCCCGGAATCACGAATATGACATACTGTTACAGGAACTCAACTCTGAGATAACCAGCCTTAATTCACAAATCACAGAGCTGCGGGAAGAGAATATCAAACTCTCAGAGCAGGTCATGATGAAAGACAACTCGGAAACCGAGGAAATTCAAACTCTCTCAGTGGATATCAGGAATGAGATTTCACAACTGAATATGCGTCTGGAAAAAGCTGAGAACCACAACCGCATCAATATAGGTTCTGTGAAAGTGCCGGTTGAACTTTCAGGAATTGTGGGAGCCGCAATTCTGGCACTTACAGGATTCCTCATCATGAACGGACAATGGGACATCATAAGGTCTGCTTATTTCTCATTCGGCATTGCCCTTGTATTTGCTGTTGCAGTTCTTATGAAGTTCTATCTGGTCAACAGCAAAACAGCATGA
- a CDS encoding carboxypeptidase-like regulatory domain-containing protein: MLDDESASVGLPIRIVVLTIIGMIGIYTILSAVTSTPFVPDTMFASSNCSSFNLTGGTGDSPYLTVNVFDKDGRPIGDANVVVWGPSGEKAAGGITDADGEFQYRFLGISLPQGKTEGYLSVKVMQEGYLDYSNDYFLKVKKV; the protein is encoded by the coding sequence ATGTTAGATGATGAATCTGCATCCGTAGGCCTTCCAATAAGAATTGTTGTCCTCACGATCATCGGTATGATAGGTATCTATACTATTCTCTCGGCCGTAACAAGCACACCTTTTGTTCCCGATACTATGTTTGCATCTTCTAATTGCAGCAGTTTTAATTTAACTGGGGGGACTGGGGATTCACCATACCTTACTGTCAATGTCTTTGACAAAGATGGAAGGCCGATAGGCGATGCTAATGTCGTTGTGTGGGGTCCGTCAGGAGAAAAAGCGGCAGGTGGAATTACAGATGCCGACGGTGAGTTCCAGTACAGGTTCCTGGGCATTTCACTTCCACAAGGTAAGACAGAAGGTTACCTTTCTGTCAAGGTAATGCAGGAAGGCTATCTGGATTATAGTAACGATTATTTCCTGAAAGTAAAAAAAGTGTGA